In Oceanococcus atlanticus, the genomic stretch AGTCAGCTCCAGCTTTTCCAGATTTTCCGTGCTTGGAGCGAGGCCAAGTGCACACTCCGGGCGTTCTGTTTGCGCGACAAAAAAGCTGCCTGGGCGCTGCAGTACTTCGTCGTATAGCTGGCGCTCAACGCGCAATTTGGCGTCCATGTCGGCGCGTTTGATTACCCGCTTGCGGTTGGCGTGTATGGCCAGTCTGAGGTGAGCGCTGTTGCCAGGTGCAGGGAGTGTTTTACGCGTGCGCGTATTGTTCAGAGTCCAGAAATACGATGGGCATCCGACTACTTGAACGTTGTGTATCCCGTGCGCTGCGATGACCTCAGCAGTGAATTCCCCCCGAACACCGATGCTGTGACTTCTCTCAGAGACAACTTTGAGGAAACGGATGCTGCCTTCCGGCAGCTTGGGACGGGATGTGGTGTCGAGCGATTGGGCACCCAAACCTGCAACCAGGCAAGGCAGTTTGCTGTCCTCAATTTTTCTGGCCAGATCGCCGAGGTTTTTATTGGATGAGGACAACCAATTTGCGGCGCAGATCGCTATGCTGTCAAACTGATCGCCAACTTGTTTTGGGTTTAGCAGAGAGCCGTTTCCGCTTTGGTTGAAGTCGAGTTGCCTTTCTAGCGACCTCATAAAAAACATATTGCCCGTGTTGCCGCCAGTTTTGAGCATGAGTTTTTTGACATCCAAAAATTCGTTTTTTTGAATTATTGGTTTATTGTAAAAATATATATTGGGTTTTTCTGGCATGGTGTTATGCGAAACGGTCGGGCTGTGTCACCGGGGCTGGCGAGCTCCGGCGGCTACAAATCCCTCAAATTATACACTTCGCGGGCAAGGCTTGTGTGCTTCGAGCTGCCAGATTGGTGTTGTGATTCAGCGTTGCCGGTTAATTTAATTTCGCGTTGTTAATAGTTATTTAAATTTTATTTTGAATAAATTTATTTTCATAAAATCGTCAAACTGGTCGTCCTACGAGTTGGCAATAAAGCGCGTGGAGGCTATTGGTCGTGACAGTCTTACTTTTTACCCGTCAGATATTCATGTCGAGCGTTGGGATGAGTCTTTAACGCTATTTGTGAGTTTCTCTCTGATATCCACAGCCCGGCGCGTTTCAGATTATGTTTGGCGATCGCCGGAGGCTCTACTGAGCTTTGATGGCTTTCCATATTGCGGATCATTCGAGCCGGAAGCATCTCGGGCGGAGATGATGTTGCAACAGTGGAAAAGTGATGAG encodes the following:
- a CDS encoding polysaccharide pyruvyl transferase family protein; the protein is MPEKPNIYFYNKPIIQKNEFLDVKKLMLKTGGNTGNMFFMRSLERQLDFNQSGNGSLLNPKQVGDQFDSIAICAANWLSSSNKNLGDLARKIEDSKLPCLVAGLGAQSLDTTSRPKLPEGSIRFLKVVSERSHSIGVRGEFTAEVIAAHGIHNVQVVGCPSYFWTLNNTRTRKTLPAPGNSAHLRLAIHANRKRVIKRADMDAKLRVERQLYDEVLQRPGSFFVAQTERPECALGLAPSTENLEKLELTELEEYLDAKRSPAWQDKFRVFHDIEDWIAALRSVDGVIGTRLHGCLVGIAAGTPSMLITIDSRTEEMAKLFSLPHLPVASMETPLNLEKTFAETDFDTAIEKYPLHFEKYRSFLTDNKLPTRLN